ATTTTACAGTTTCATTTTTATGGCGGATTTTAATTTCAGAACTTGACAAAGAAGATCTTAGTCACAAGTGGTATTATGATCTAATTATAAATGCTGAAAAAGAGTGGCGTGAATATTTATTAAATGCAACAATTCCACAAAACTTTAACAAAATATGCATATTACTAACCGACAGAGTTAAAGAAAATCCAACAGATTTAAAAGGAGTAGATTTCTACTTAACTAGAGTTATGGATGGGACTATCGTTGATAACGAACCACAAACTTGCCTTTTAATTTATGGCAAATTCAACAAGTTTGTTTTTTGGGCAGTTCTAAAAAATTACGGTGATGAAAATACATTAGGTGATGTTCTAATTAATCCAAAAGAAGGTATATTAAATATTCCTCAAGATTTAACTTATTTTCCAATTTGCTCGTTTTTAGGAAATAGAATAAAGGTTGTTGAAAATATGCAATACCCAAGCGACGACCAACAAAATAAAATAGAAAATGAAATCTTAAATGATAACGATTTTTGGAATAAAGAACTCGGACAATCTTTGTTAAATGACTTTAATTTAGATGACAAAAAATAAGTGCAGATAATAGGTGTACAAAAAAAAATTCCTGACAATGATGGGAGTTTTCCGATAAAATGTGAAGAAAGAGCAATACAAATTTATCCATATTTAGCGAATGCTTTGCTACTACAAGTAGAAACCTATACGAAGCAGTTCCAAAAACTGATGAAAGAGCTACAACAGATATTCAGGCTATATTAAGCGATCCGAAAGCCAAAGAATTGTTTGATCTGATGAATAAAGAATATGCCCACATTCATAAAATAGGTTATCGTAGTATGCCTGAAAATATGTATCTGGATTGGTTGGTGTCTTTGAAAACTGAAAGGGCAAAATATGAAGATACAAGGTTGCAGAAATAATATTCATTCGGTGACGGAAAGTATTCAAAAAACTTCTATTTAAAAGCTTACTACTCATTACTTTTTTAATTATATTATCTAACGTCTATATCATAGTCGCTTTAGTAGACGTAATAATTTTAGTATATTTATGATTAGTTTTTACTTGATAAAATATCGAAAATACTTGTATCTACCGTAGTACATAGCTTTAAGAGTGTTGAAAACAGAAAATCTCTTTTCCGTTTTCTATATCACTGATTTTTGAACGGTCAATATTGCCTGCTAATTTGGCAACTTGTTGTTGTGTTAACTTCTTTTCTTTCCTTTTTTTCTTTAAAGAATTACCTATATCTTTATATGCTTGACAACTTTAAACATAATTGATAGGCGGTGCCATAACAAAAAATCCCACCTGTAATTAGTAACGCTTTAATTGCGAGAGCTTAAAATATTCATTGACATCAAAATCAAAAAACTCTCTGAGAGTAACATTTAACTCTTTACAAATTATTAGTAATGTCTTGAATTCAGGATTAGTATTCCCCCTTTCTAACTCCCCTATAGTCTTTTTTGTCAAACCAGTCCTTAGTCCTAATTCATCTTGTGAAATAGGATTGCCAGTCTCAGTATTGATTATCTTTTTTCGTAATTCGAAAATTCTGTAACCAACAGCCTTTTGCGATTTGATAAGTTCTAATTCTGTCATTTATTTGTAAATTTCCCGGTTTACAATTAAATTTTAGGATACCTATAAGTTACCATTAAATATTTTTACTATATTTGTAAAATATAAAGTACAATAGATGTACTTTTGCGATACTTCAAAGAAATATAGAAGCTATTCGCTTAGAATCTCGCTTTTGAAAACTGGTAATTTTTATGCAACGAGAAGATAAGCAGAAGGCTCACGACCGCGGCGTGAGTCTCATCCTCTTATCTGTTGCAAGGTATACCAGTGCCTCAAAAGCGGATAATGTTGAGATTTTCACGCTGTTTTTTTTTCGATGCTGTCCGCCTTTCTCTACAATTAATTCTAAGCTACTTCCACAAAATACAGTATCAGACTGCATTATACAATGGGGTGTACAATCCATTGCGGCTTAACAGCTTTCACGAGACACAAATTTCATTCATATTCAAATTTTGACCTGTACTGGCAGGAAGTGTTGTGCACTGGCAGGGCTTCCTCCCGAAAGGTCTATCAAAAAATCATCACACGAAACAGACAGTAAAAATTAATCAACCCAGAAACCAATAGAAAAGCCCTTTCCGCAAAGTTGACGCCGAGCAGGAAAGAGCCAAGTTTAACGAATTAAACCATTCAAAAGTATGAAAAATATTTTTTGCAGGGGACTTTTGTCCCTTGTTTTTACACTTGTGGCAGCCAACACATCCTTTGCTCAAAACAAATCTCTTAAAGTAGGAGAATCTCTTCCCGAAAGCTTCTGGACAAAGCCTCTACAAGTAGTCAACCACCAACAAAAAACCTTCAGCTTTACCGCAGATAAAGACAAGCTCATCCTGCTGGATTTCTGGGCTACCTGGTGCAGTGCCTGTCTGAAGAAATTCCCACAAATGGAAGAACTCAAAAAGAAATTCGGTGATAAGATTAACATAATAGCAGTAACCGACCAAGACGGGGCAACGATTGAAAAATTCTTTGGCTCTGCCAACGGACAGCGTTACAAAAGTGTTTTATCAGTCGTGGACGACAAAATGCTAAATCAGATGTTTCCTCATACTGCTGTCCCTTTTATTGTTTGGATAAAAGACGGAAAAATCATCAATACCACAGATGGCGGACAAGTCAATGAACAAACCATTACAGAGGTATTGAAAAATGAAACATCTTCTTTGCAGACGGTCATTCAGATAGATAGAAAACGTCCGCTGATGCTTTCTGATAATTTTGAACTGGAAAAACTGAGTAACATTTTAGGTTATAATCTTTTCGCTAAAGGAAGAATACGGGCAATTCCATTTGGTTCAGGGTTTCATAGAGATGGAGAAATCATTTATGGAAGACAGTTTACCAATTTTTCCTTAATGAATATCTACAGAGGTATTTCGTATGAATTATTTCGAGAGTTCGGAGATAAATTTTCGGATAAACGTCTGATAAATCTTTTAAAAAATCCCGAAGCCATCGATTTCAATACTACAACCGGTGGGAATTTTGAGAAGCTGTACAGCATTGAATACATTGTTCCAAAAGAAGAAGCTAATAATCTATACACTAGAATGCTTAGGTATGTCAATGAAATTCCAATTATGTTGGGAATATCGAAAAGAAAACTGTTAAATGCTTAGTTCTGAGAAGGACTTCAGGTATTGATAAGATGGCATCGAAAGGTGGTGAACCTATCGGAAATGTATTGAAATCTCCTTATATGCTCCGAAATGTCAGTCTTGATTTTTTACTATCCTCCCTAGCAACCAACGATATTACAACATTACCTGTAATAGATGAAACAGGCTATCTGGGAAAAGTCGATCTGAAATTCTCAAGTTTTCAAGATTTGAAAAGCATTCAAAAAGAACTTTCTGCATATGACCTTGAATTGGTTGAAATCGCAAAGGAACTGCCTATGTTGGTGGTAAAGGACAAATAACACTAACCATTAAAATCATAGTGAACAATTTAAACTCATTCAATTTCACCCAAGTTATACCTATGAAGATTTTGTGAGAGGTATTGTGGCAGAATCCAAAGGAGAAAAAATTGAGTACAAAAATATAAATAAAGCCCTCGGTAAGTTTGCCGAAGTTGCTTTGCAAAATTATCAAGATTCAAAAAAAGAAGTTTCACAAATTTCAAAAGAAAAATGGATAGATGAACAATTTGATTATTTCGTTGAAAAGATTGCAGAAGATTTAAATAATGAGAAATATTTTAAACTCACTGATAATGTCAATATTGTTGATTTAGAGGAGGATGCATTTTTATATATTGGTGCAAATTGGAAAGGTTACGAACATAGAATGCTCTTTAAGGATATAAAGAAAGCTTACTTTGATGGTAACTCTATCCGAAAAGATTTATCCCAAAATATGAATATTTCAGGATCTGCAAGACAACATGCTACTTATTATGTATTAATTCTACAAGCATTTTTAAAATTTATAAAAGATAAAACCATACCAGAAATTGATACTTTGAAAGTTGTAGAGAAGCCTTACATCCTTATCATAGACGAAATTAACCGTGCTAATCTTTCCTCGGTTTTGGGCGAATTAATATATGCTCTGGAATATCGAGGCAAGACAGTAGATTCTATGTATGCAGTGGAAGATTCTACACTTCAAAACAAAAATCAAATTATCCTTCCTCCAAATTTATACATTATAGGAACGATGAATAAGGCAGATAGATCTGTTGGACATATTGATTATGCGATTAGAAGAAGATTCGCCTTTGTAGATGTTTTGCCAAAGAAATTAGCAGATGAGAAAATTATTTTTAAGGATGATATTTTCAAGATAGTTAGCGAATTATTTATCAAAAATTATGATCAATACATAAGTGATGAAATGGTAGATTTAATACCAGCTGATACACTGTTTTCAGATTTTAAACCTCAAGATGTTTGGTTAGGTCATTCTTATTTTATTCAGAAAAAGGATAAGAATGATAAGGGTGAAGAAATTTTGATTCCGGAAAAATTTTCAACCAGAATTCAATATGAAATAATTCCTATTTTAGAAGAATATATCAAAGATGGAATTTTAAAAGAATCAGCAAGAGAGGTTATCAAAACATTAAAAGCAAATGCCGAAAGTGCTTAAAATTTCAGAACATATTGAGTTTTATGAACGAAAAGACCATTTATTTCTTTTCGAGGTAATTAATGAATGGGAATCTTATTTCAATCAACCAATATTAGATGATTGTATTGCAATTGATGAAGAGAATAACTATGTTTCTATATCACTGAATCTAGATCAAAACCAACAAGAAATACAAAAAAAGTACTCTTGTAATATAAATTCATCCTACTATATTGGTTTGGATAGGTTTCCGAAAATGGGTTTAAGTGTTTACATAGAACCTAAAATGAATACCAAAGAAATAAAATTAGATTATGTGAAAATTCTTTTAGAATCATTACAAGAGCCTAAAAATTTTGATCATTTGGATGGATTATTAACAACCAAGTTCGATGAAGAATGGATAGAAATTGAGAATACTTTGCAACCTTTATTAACACCTTTTCTCATTGCTCAATTTTTATCTGTGGTAAAAGACTTAGTTAGAAAAGGACTAAGAAAATCATATTACGATAAAGTAGAAAATTTAAACAGTAGAATTCGAGGGAAAGTATTGGTTGGTGAACAAATAAAGAAAAACATTTTAAAAAATCAGATTACAAAGACCGTTTGTAAATATCAAGAATTTGGAATTGACACAGAGGTTAATCAGTTTATAAATTATGTTTTAACTAAAGTTTTGGGGCATTTAGAATTGTATTCTAAAAATTCCGAACTACACAGAAATCTAACAGAATTATTAAATTATTGTACAGGTGGTTTTTATCAAGTTAGCCCGAAAATATTTAGGAATCTGAAGTATCAGGAAAAAAATCCTTTTTATAAAAACTATAATAAAGCAGTTCAATTGGGCAATCAGATATTGGCATTAACCGATCATAATATCGCAAAAAGTCTAGACACAGACAAATCATTACATCCACCTTTTTGGATCGATATGAGCAAACTTTTTGAGTTATATGTTTTCAAAAAACTACGAGAACGTTTTCCATATGAGGGAGAGGTTAAATACCACCAGAAATACAATAGACATGAGCCAGATTTTATTTTAAATACTAACTGCGGTTTAAAAGCGATTGTTGATGCAAAATATAAACCCCGTTACAAGAGCGGAAATCCATCTATGGAAGATGCCAGACAATTGGCAGGATATACAAGATTAAATAGCATTTACAAAGAATTGGGTATTTCTAAAGACATAATTATTCCAGCATATTTCATTTATCCTGCCGAATTAAGCACTGAACAACTTGAAACAAATTATAGTGAATATTTTACCAATGAAGGATCAGTAGAAGTTGCGCAGGTTTTAGATTGGAAAATTAGAACATCTTCAATTTATAATAAAATGTATTTGCAAGAGATTAGATTAGTAAATAACTAAACTTCATACAGGTGAATTTGATTAATATCTAGTTTACTTACTAATTAAATTTCTATTTTATTTTACAATATAAATACCTGAAAATTCAGTACATTTGTAATACAATAATATCATTTATTACTATATTATTATACTAAATACCACTATTATGTTATTTGTTCCTTTGTCAAAAACTCAAAAAAAATTAGTTGATAATATCCGGAAAAGACGATTGCAAATGAATCTGACACAGGAAGGTTTGGCCGAAAGATCGGGTGTTCCTTTACCAACTCTCAGAAAATTTGAACAAAAAGGCTTGATCTCATTAGATTCATTTTTAAAATTGCTTTCTGTTGTTGGTGGTTTAGAAGAAATGGTTGATGCTTTAAAACCGAAAGAAAACAATTTTAAATCTATTGATGATGTATTAAAATCAGAGGAAAAGTCTATTAAAAAACGAGGAAATAGAAAATGAAAATAGCCATCAAAGAAATAAAAGTAGGATTGAATTTTGGTTCTGGAATTCAACCCGTTGGACGTTTGGCAATTCGTAATGGCATCATCTATTTTCAATACGATGAAGAATTTCTGCAAACCAATTTAGAAATTTCACCTATAAAACTTCCTTTGCAACGAGACGTAATAGAGCTTCCAAGAGATCCTTTCGAAGGTTTGGCTGGTGTTTTCAATGATAGTTTGCCCGACGGTTGGGGAAGATTGCTCTTTGATCGTATGCTTCGCTCGGAAGGAATTTCTTCATCTGATATTTCACCACTTGACCGTTTAGCGTACGTTGGATTGCACGGTATGGGCGCATTGATTTATGAGCCGGATCAAAGTCCAGATAGTAGTAATGAGATGATTGATTTGGACGTGTTGGCTACTCAAACAGAAGACGTTTTGCAAGGTGATTCAGAAGAAGTGATCGCAGAACTTTTGGCTTTGAACGGATCCTCTGCTGGAGCACGACCAAAAGCATTGATCGGCGTTGATGCAGAGAGAAAAAATATATCCTACGGAGCGAATTTGTTAAGCGATAATTTTGAACCTTGGATGGTGAAATTTCCAAACTCATTAGATGGAAAAGATGCTGGATCAATAGAATACATTTACGCTTTAATGGCTGTAGATGCAGGAATTAAAATGCCTGAAGTCCATTTGTTTCCGTCACAAAAAGGTAATGGCTATTTTGCTGTAAAGCGTTTTGATAGAGAAGGAAATAAGCGTCTCCATATGCATACGGTGAGTGGACTCGTTCATAGTAATTTTAGGTTTCCGTCTCTTGATTATGAAGATTTATTATCATTGACGAGTGTTTTAACCAAAGACATTCGAGAAGTAGAAAAAATGTTTCGGTTAGCAGTTTTCAATGTTATGGCGCACAATAGAGACGACCATGCTAAGAATTTTTCGTTTCTGATGAATGAATTTGGAGAATGGAAATTATCACCCGCTTACGACCTTACTTTCTCATCTGGACCAGGTGGAGAACAAAGCACTATGGTAATGGGAGAAGGACGAAATATTACCGTCAAACATCTTACTAAATTAGGAAAGGAAGCTAAACTATCAAAAGAATTCATAGAGAATGTTATTGAGCAAACAACTTCTGCACTTCGTAAATGGTCAAATTTATCAGAAGATTTTGGAGTTAGTAAATCCAACAAAGAATTGATAAGTAGATTAATTAAAACATTTTAATAGAAAATTTGAGCTATACTTGTTAGAATTTTAAATTATTTTCGTTCTAAAAATAGATGAAAATTGAGGTGTACAGGCGAAATGTATCAATTATCACTGTCGCATTCGGGAAGTGTTAATTGTCTAATTTACAATAATTTATAAGGTTGGAGGTGTACAAAAGTGGTACAAATGAATTTTTAAATTTAAGATAAAATATTGTAAAATATTGGTTTACAAGTGTTTAACGTGACGAGATTCGTGCGGAAAAGTAGAAAAAAAAGATGTTGCAGCATCTTAATCGTGTACCACTTTTGTACACCTCAATCTATGTAAACCACCATTAATAAACACTTCTATAGATACTGTATCGAAAAATTTCTAAAAAAATTTATTTGATTCTACCATGTTACTATTTTACGTAAACAACTGATAATAAGATGTTATTACTTTCGTATTGGTAAGTAAAAGACGTTCAAATTACATTAAAATACAGCCACATCTAAAAGTGTGGTTTTTTAATGAATCAACAAATCAAAAGCAATCGATATTCCCCATCATTTTCAACAGGAGCTCTGTGAACACAAGGTAAAAGCTCTTGTGAAGGATGATCTACCGCCAATCGCCAAAGATTTCCTATTCCTAAATTTGTTGGAATTGCATCAGGTTTTGCCTCATAATGAAGATCGAAAAAGTTTTCTTTAAAAAAGTCTTCTAACTCTTCCTCTGGTCCGTCGTGTAGCTCTTTAAGCTTTTCTCTGATTTCTGGTATCAGAATTTTTTGTTCAACATGATCGTTAGGTATAATATCGCTTGCTGCGCCGTGATAAGTACATAAAAAAGTATCGGTACCAATTGGCGAACGATCTACATGAAAAGAATATACATCTGTCGAAATGAAATCAAAATCTTCATCTCGTTCGTAGTTTTTAAGCAAATTGAGGGACGGCAATGCTCCGAAATCTGTTAATAGCTCTAAGTCATTTAAAATAATTTCTCTTGCTAACATTCCTTTTTCTGATAGTTCTAAAGCTAAAAGATCTTCAATAGAAACTTCTGTAATGTTCTCTTTTAATTGAAGCTTAGAAACAATTTCTTCAAAATCTCCATTCAAACTTCGAGTCCAGCAGATTGCATTCACCGTTCCTTTGAATTTGGTGTTTATTAATTCGGGAAAAGAAGAAACTACTCCAACTTGATTGTTATCAGAAAATGTATTGCTCATATTTTAGAATCAACAATTTAGTCGTTTAATTCTTTTGCAAAAATAAAGAATAGATTAGAAGATAATGTTCAAAATCTTTGAAAAATAATACATTCTAAGAATTTTCATTTCTATTCATACTCCAGCTTTTTAGCCAACTTATTATCCTGATAACAATAAAATTCGTACGCATGTTTCTTACCGAATGAGTACACTTTTTCAAGATAAATTTTATCATATTCCCCGAGTAAAGAATTGTATTTTGGTTTTATATGATCCGGCAATTCGTCAGATTTTATAGGTCTTTCAACTTCAAAGACATCATCGAAAGCAAATTCTATTACAAAATCGGTATTTCTCCATGAGATTACAGATTCTTGCTGAGCAGCGGAAATAGAAATTTTGTCCTGCTGAATTATTTTTTCGGAAGTTCCTATCAACAATAGAAATCCTGAAAAAACCATCGCTCCATACCCAATTTTTTTAAAAAGAAATTCGCTGAGGTAAGGCAGAATATACTTCACTGTAAATGAAGAAATCACCGTTGCCACTGCAATCGTTAAACCTAACCATAATGCTGTTTTAGAATATAAACCGAGAGAAATATAAATAATGAGTTTTATAAAATGCAGAAAAACTTCATTAATGGCTCTTGTAGCAACAATTTCTTCTTTCGTAAGTCCGAAACGTAAATAAAATCGATTAAAAAGCAATCCTATTGCGCCCGTAATTCCTGAAACCAAACCTGCACAAAACCCGATGATTATTAATATAAATTTCGGGTAGGCTTTCTGTTCCTGAATTTCTTTTTTCTTTGATTTAAACAATTCGGAAAGATTTAAAATCAGAAAAAAAGCGACAATAAACTGCAAATAATTAGGATTAATGTATTTAATCAGCCAAGCTCCCAATAAAACCGAAGGGATGGAAAAAGGCACAAACCAAAAGAAAATCTGCCATTTAATGTGTTTTTTGAAAACGGCAATTCGAGATACAGAGCTTGTAAAAGTTCCGATCGTTAAAGAAAAAGGAACTACAGAACTCGGAATTAACAGATTGAGAACAGGAATCAAAATCAGACTTGCGCCACCGCCACAGATTGCGCTTATCCAAAATGCGAGAATAGTTCCAAAAAACAAAAGTGCTATATTGAATATCATTTTTAAATTTTAGAAATTTTTAATAAGACCAATTCCGGCATTTCCTTTTTGATAATAAGGCATAATCATCACTTGTGATTTTTCCTTTTTTCCTCCTAAAAGATTATTGATTTTTGGGTATAACCAATACGCAAGTTCGGTCGATAAAATTCCAAAACCCGCACCTGCAAATACATCACCAAACCAATGTTTATCATTCAGCATTCTGTAAACTCCGGTAAAAACAGCAAATGAATACCCCGAAATTCCCAACAGAAAATTGGTGTCTTTATATTCTCTGAACATAAACTGCGCTGATGCAAAAGCAACCGCAGTATGGCCAGAAGGAAAAGACAGATGATTTGATCCATCCGGTCTTTCTTCCTTGGTTACATGTTTTAGCGGAACTGTAATTGCTGAAGTAATCAACATCGAAGTTCCGTAAATAATACTTCGATCTCTGAAATTATGTTTGCCTTCCACTCCAAAAGCATTTAAGCCATAAACCATTGCAGCAGGTACAAACTGAGTATAATTATCGAGTCTGATGTGATCGGGTTGATGCTCTTTAATTTCGTCTTTTGTAGAAGAATTCAGCTGTTTGAGTTCTTTGATGCTTAAACTTGCCAAACCATAAGAAATAAACGAAGCCGGAACAATCAGTTTTTTATAGCTGAATTGATGCGTTTTATCTTCAATATCAAGTTTTGAAATATTTGCACTATCCTGAACTGCATTCTGCATCAAACTGTCTTGTGCAAACGTTTTGTGAAATCCTAAAAATGCAAATAGTAAAATGGGAAGGAAACTTTTCGTAAACATACTTTGTAGTCTTTATTATGATACAAAGTTGCAACTCAATTTAGAAGAAATTTAGAAATTTCGCGTATCCATGCATGTTATTTCGATTTCATTTTACCATTTTTAAATCTTTCACTTGCAGTTTGATAATAAGAAATTGTTTCAGAAACAAGATCTTCATTTTTAAAGTTAACTTCCTGCAAAGATTTATCGGTTGGAGACACGGTAAACTGCTTCACTCTTTTTCTGTCATCAATTTGGGTGAAAAGATCGTTTCTAAGCAATCCTAAAGTACGGTAATTGCCTATAAAAGCTCTCTCCTCTCCTACTTTGGTTTTATTAATATCTTTTCCGTACAAACTGGTAGTGTAGGTCCAGTTCAGATATCCGAAAAGCGAAGGCATAAGATCGATCTGAGAAGTCAGTCGGTTGATTTCCTCAGGTTTTTGTTTAAGATTATAAATAATCGCAGGAATATGATGTTTCGCAATATTGATTTCCCATTTTCCGGCGCTGCTTGCACAATGATCTGCAACCACTACAAAAACAGTATTTTTAAACCAAGGTTTTTTCTTTGCATCATTAATAAATTTTCCTAATGCATAATCTGTATATTTTACAGCACCATCTCTTTCGCCTTGCGGAAGGTCGATTTTTCCGTTAGGAAATGTATAAGGTTTATGATTGGATGTTGTCATAATAAACTCAAAAAACGGTTTATTTGAATTACTTTCTTTATCTGCATATTTTATTGCCTGTTTGTATAGATCTTCATCGCAGATTCCCCATGCATTTTCAAAACTCACTTCCTCAT
Above is a genomic segment from Chryseobacterium mulctrae containing:
- a CDS encoding phosphatase PAP2 family protein produces the protein MFTKSFLPILLFAFLGFHKTFAQDSLMQNAVQDSANISKLDIEDKTHQFSYKKLIVPASFISYGLASLSIKELKQLNSSTKDEIKEHQPDHIRLDNYTQFVPAAMVYGLNAFGVEGKHNFRDRSIIYGTSMLITSAITVPLKHVTKEERPDGSNHLSFPSGHTAVAFASAQFMFREYKDTNFLLGISGYSFAVFTGVYRMLNDKHWFGDVFAGAGFGILSTELAYWLYPKINNLLGGKKEKSQVMIMPYYQKGNAGIGLIKNF
- a CDS encoding TlpA family protein disulfide reductase — encoded protein: MKNIFCRGLLSLVFTLVAANTSFAQNKSLKVGESLPESFWTKPLQVVNHQQKTFSFTADKDKLILLDFWATWCSACLKKFPQMEELKKKFGDKINIIAVTDQDGATIEKFFGSANGQRYKSVLSVVDDKMLNQMFPHTAVPFIVWIKDGKIINTTDGGQVNEQTITEVLKNETSSLQTVIQIDRKRPLMLSDNFELEKLSNILGYNLFAKGRIRAIPFGSGFHRDGEIIYGRQFTNFSLMNIYRGISYELFREFGDKFSDKRLINLLKNPEAIDFNTTTGGNFEKLYSIEYIVPKEEANNLYTRMLRYVNEIPIMLGISKRKLLNA
- a CDS encoding helix-turn-helix domain-containing protein, giving the protein MGNSLKKKRKEKKLTQQQVAKLAGNIDRSKISDIENGKEIFCFQHS
- a CDS encoding type II toxin-antitoxin system HipA family toxin, which translates into the protein MKIAIKEIKVGLNFGSGIQPVGRLAIRNGIIYFQYDEEFLQTNLEISPIKLPLQRDVIELPRDPFEGLAGVFNDSLPDGWGRLLFDRMLRSEGISSSDISPLDRLAYVGLHGMGALIYEPDQSPDSSNEMIDLDVLATQTEDVLQGDSEEVIAELLALNGSSAGARPKALIGVDAERKNISYGANLLSDNFEPWMVKFPNSLDGKDAGSIEYIYALMAVDAGIKMPEVHLFPSQKGNGYFAVKRFDREGNKRLHMHTVSGLVHSNFRFPSLDYEDLLSLTSVLTKDIREVEKMFRLAVFNVMAHNRDDHAKNFSFLMNEFGEWKLSPAYDLTFSSGPGGEQSTMVMGEGRNITVKHLTKLGKEAKLSKEFIENVIEQTTSALRKWSNLSEDFGVSKSNKELISRLIKTF
- a CDS encoding DUF1826 domain-containing protein → MSNTFSDNNQVGVVSSFPELINTKFKGTVNAICWTRSLNGDFEEIVSKLQLKENITEVSIEDLLALELSEKGMLAREIILNDLELLTDFGALPSLNLLKNYERDEDFDFISTDVYSFHVDRSPIGTDTFLCTYHGAASDIIPNDHVEQKILIPEIREKLKELHDGPEEELEDFFKENFFDLHYEAKPDAIPTNLGIGNLWRLAVDHPSQELLPCVHRAPVENDGEYRLLLIC
- a CDS encoding helix-turn-helix transcriptional regulator: MTELELIKSQKAVGYRIFELRKKIINTETGNPISQDELGLRTGLTKKTIGELERGNTNPEFKTLLIICKELNVTLREFFDFDVNEYFKLSQLKRY
- a CDS encoding sulfite exporter TauE/SafE family protein → MIFNIALLFFGTILAFWISAICGGGASLILIPVLNLLIPSSVVPFSLTIGTFTSSVSRIAVFKKHIKWQIFFWFVPFSIPSVLLGAWLIKYINPNYLQFIVAFFLILNLSELFKSKKKEIQEQKAYPKFILIIIGFCAGLVSGITGAIGLLFNRFYLRFGLTKEEIVATRAINEVFLHFIKLIIYISLGLYSKTALWLGLTIAVATVISSFTVKYILPYLSEFLFKKIGYGAMVFSGFLLLIGTSEKIIQQDKISISAAQQESVISWRNTDFVIEFAFDDVFEVERPIKSDELPDHIKPKYNSLLGEYDKIYLEKVYSFGKKHAYEFYCYQDNKLAKKLEYE
- a CDS encoding 5-methylcytosine restriction system specificity protein McrC; translated protein: MLKISEHIEFYERKDHLFLFEVINEWESYFNQPILDDCIAIDEENNYVSISLNLDQNQQEIQKKYSCNINSSYYIGLDRFPKMGLSVYIEPKMNTKEIKLDYVKILLESLQEPKNFDHLDGLLTTKFDEEWIEIENTLQPLLTPFLIAQFLSVVKDLVRKGLRKSYYDKVENLNSRIRGKVLVGEQIKKNILKNQITKTVCKYQEFGIDTEVNQFINYVLTKVLGHLELYSKNSELHRNLTELLNYCTGGFYQVSPKIFRNLKYQEKNPFYKNYNKAVQLGNQILALTDHNIAKSLDTDKSLHPPFWIDMSKLFELYVFKKLRERFPYEGEVKYHQKYNRHEPDFILNTNCGLKAIVDAKYKPRYKSGNPSMEDARQLAGYTRLNSIYKELGISKDIIIPAYFIYPAELSTEQLETNYSEYFTNEGSVEVAQVLDWKIRTSSIYNKMYLQEIRLVNN
- a CDS encoding helix-turn-helix domain-containing protein → MLFVPLSKTQKKLVDNIRKRRLQMNLTQEGLAERSGVPLPTLRKFEQKGLISLDSFLKLLSVVGGLEEMVDALKPKENNFKSIDDVLKSEEKSIKKRGNRK
- a CDS encoding AAA family ATPase — encoded protein: MAESKGEKIEYKNINKALGKFAEVALQNYQDSKKEVSQISKEKWIDEQFDYFVEKIAEDLNNEKYFKLTDNVNIVDLEEDAFLYIGANWKGYEHRMLFKDIKKAYFDGNSIRKDLSQNMNISGSARQHATYYVLILQAFLKFIKDKTIPEIDTLKVVEKPYILIIDEINRANLSSVLGELIYALEYRGKTVDSMYAVEDSTLQNKNQIILPPNLYIIGTMNKADRSVGHIDYAIRRRFAFVDVLPKKLADEKIIFKDDIFKIVSELFIKNYDQYISDEMVDLIPADTLFSDFKPQDVWLGHSYFIQKKDKNDKGEEILIPEKFSTRIQYEIIPILEEYIKDGILKESAREVIKTLKANAESA